A window from Rana temporaria chromosome 8, aRanTem1.1, whole genome shotgun sequence encodes these proteins:
- the LOC120910467 gene encoding zinc finger protein OZF-like has protein sequence MEKRPPLTSPDGSSKRNPPERCPCPLYSRDSTQEHQETPEDHQDEHPIHVKVEITEMEEKYSQTDVQCKEEDFPTDGSSNGNPPERCPRPLYSRDSTQEHQEILQDDDEDDMIVVKVEDLNDEEAYGRCDDQPKEEEVAAYITTDGRYSGMKSPMIFQNHKTEEGEITTSPPGLHCGVLSSGPLTFSSSLYKTLPYVGVSQAGEPFSRQRTPAGELSHSWLEGEEAFSQKSLQDQSLEAEVKPYSCSVCGKSFRVKSVLIRHEKVHTGEKPYECSQCGKCFAQKSDLAEHERIHTGEKPYPCPECGKCFAKKTNLARHLRMHSGVKPYACSVCGKAFTQKAALDEHVRIHTGEKPYACSHCTKCFAQKSAFAEHQRVHTGERPYACAECGKCFTQGSALAKHQRIHQNQKPRPCPQCGKLFPSEFLLALHERVHQANYQ, from the exons atggatccagtaagagaaatcccccagagagatgtccctgtcctctgtattcccgggactccaCACAGGAACATCAGGAGACTCCAGAGGACCATCAG GATGAACATCCGATTCATGTTAAAGTTGAGATCACAGAAATGGAAGAGAAGTATTCACAGACTGATGTGCAGTGTAAGGAGGAGgattttcctacagatggatcgaGTAATGGAaatcccccagagagatgtccccgtcctctgtattcccgggactccaCACAGGAACATCAGGAGATCCTTCAGGATGATGAC GAAGACGACATGATTGTTGTTAAGGTAGAAGATCTAAATGATGAAGAGGCCTATGGGAGGTGTGATGATCAGCCGAAGGAAGAGGAAGTTGCTGCTTACATCACCACTG ATGGAAGGTACAGCGGAATGAAAAGTCCAATGATCTTCCAAAACCATAAAACAGAAGAAGGTGAGATCACTACAAGTCCTCCTGGACTTCATTGTGGAGTTCTGTCTTCAGGTCCCCTTACGTTTTCGAGTTCCTTGTATAAAACGTTGCCATATGTTGGTGTCAGCCAGGCCGGAGAACCCTTTTCACGTCAAAGGACGCCTGCCGGTGAACTTTCGCATTCCTGGCTTGAAGGTGAGGAAGCCTTTTCGCAAAAGTCACTTCAAGACCAAAGCTTGGAAGCCGAAGTCAAGCCATATTCATGTTCTGTATGTGGGAAGTCCTTTAGGGTTAAGTCTGTCCTTATCCGACATGAAAAAgtccacacgggggaaaagccgtacgAGTGTTCCCAGTGCGGCAAGTGCTTCGCGCAGAAGTCTGATCTTGCTGAGCACGAACGAATCCACACAGGAGAAAAACCATATCCTTGTCCCGAATGTGGCAAGTGCTTCGCCAAGAAGACCAACCTTGCCAGGCACTTGAGGATGCATTCGGGGGTGAAGCCttacgcatgctccgtttgtggaAAGGCTTTCACACAGAAGGCCGCTCTCGATGAACACGTGCggattcacacgggggagaagccatacgcCTGCTCTCACTGCACCAAGTGCTTCGCCCAGAAGTCAGCCTTTGCAGAACACCAAAGAGTTCACACGGGAGAGAGACCTTATGCTTGTGCTGAATGCGGAAAATGCTTCACTCAGGGCTCTGCCCTAGCCAAACATCAAAGGATCCACCAAAATCAGAAGCCACGTCCGTGTCCTCAGTGTGGAAAGCTGTTTCCGTCAGAGTTCCTTCTTGCTCTGCATGAAAGAGTCCACCAAGCCAATTACCAGTGA